The following coding sequences lie in one Polynucleobacter necessarius genomic window:
- a CDS encoding YkgJ family cysteine cluster protein — protein MVCMKGTEKGGSPCVVLRYTSEEGCRCTIYEQRSSTCRDFNVLNEDGTPNPDCQKL, from the coding sequence ATGGTTTGTATGAAGGGCACAGAGAAGGGCGGGTCGCCTTGTGTTGTCTTACGCTATACGTCAGAAGAGGGTTGTCGCTGCACAATCTACGAACAGCGCTCTAGCACCTGCAGAGACTTTAATGTTCTCAATGAAGATGGAACGCCCAACCCCGATTGCCAGAAGTTATAA